A window of Mucilaginibacter paludis DSM 18603 contains these coding sequences:
- a CDS encoding YceI family protein yields the protein MKKVTMIAAVSISAFLLAFKTIAPTTWTVDKAHAKLGFSITHLMVSDVEGSFKSFDATITAPGDDFNNATVDFTADANSISTDNDARDKHIKGDSFLDVAKFPTLTFKSTSFKKVSGNNYKVVGNLTLHGVTKTISLDAIARTGMNPMSKKAVAGFKLTGVIKRSDFNIGASFPSGVLSDEVTLDANAEFGQK from the coding sequence ATGAAAAAAGTTACAATGATCGCCGCGGTATCAATCTCCGCTTTCTTATTAGCCTTTAAAACCATTGCGCCAACAACATGGACCGTGGACAAAGCCCACGCAAAATTAGGTTTCAGCATCACCCACTTAATGGTATCTGATGTTGAAGGTTCTTTTAAAAGCTTTGATGCTACCATCACTGCCCCCGGCGACGATTTTAACAATGCCACAGTTGATTTTACTGCTGATGCAAACAGCATCTCGACTGATAATGACGCCCGCGACAAGCACATTAAAGGCGACTCGTTTTTAGATGTTGCTAAATTCCCTACATTGACTTTTAAAAGTACATCATTTAAAAAAGTAAGCGGTAACAATTACAAAGTTGTAGGTAACTTAACCTTACATGGTGTTACAAAAACTATTTCGTTAGATGCCATTGCCCGCACCGGGATGAACCCAATGAGCAAAAAAGCGGTTGCTGGTTTTAAATTAACCGGAGTTATCAAACGTAGCGACTTCAATATCGGTGCAAGTTTTCCTTCAGGTGTATTGAGCGATGAAGTTACTTTGGATGCCAACGCTGAATTTGGTCAAAAATAA
- the tig gene encoding trigger factor gives MNITQEKIDNLNSILTITLQPEDYNPRVEKTIKDQAKKAKIAGFRPGMVPPSHIKRMYGKSILVEEVNSLLNDSLTNYISENNIDVLGQPLPKIDREKEFNWDFTDNFEFNYEMGVAPEFTIDISSKDKATEYVIKADEATLAERIKNIRRGYGKMTNPDVSADDDVLYSELKQLSADGSVFEDGISNTASIRLDQIKNEEVKASLIGLKKDDVITFDIQKAFDNDAAKVAALLKIEEDEAADLKSDFQLTVKNVNRLEESDLNQEFFDKLFGEGTVTTEEEFRAKITEEVEGMMVQDSDRRLQNDLYNLVMDKVNFELPDEFLKRWLLATNDKLTQEDLDKDYDNFAKNLKWTLIENKIVKDNEIEIKYDEVFALAKQRLDAQFRMYSPQPLSDEQLGQYTVQYLQNKENGNKIFEELKALKTLDYLKTVVTLDKKEISSEEFAKLPA, from the coding sequence ATGAACATTACACAGGAAAAAATTGACAACCTAAATTCAATATTGACCATTACGCTACAGCCCGAAGATTATAATCCGCGTGTTGAAAAAACAATTAAAGACCAGGCAAAAAAAGCTAAAATAGCGGGTTTTCGTCCGGGAATGGTTCCGCCGTCGCATATTAAGCGGATGTACGGTAAAAGTATTTTGGTTGAAGAAGTTAATAGCCTGCTGAATGATTCGTTAACCAACTATATCAGTGAGAATAATATCGATGTGTTAGGTCAGCCTTTACCAAAGATTGATCGCGAGAAAGAATTCAATTGGGATTTTACCGATAATTTTGAGTTTAACTACGAAATGGGCGTAGCGCCTGAGTTTACGATCGACATATCGTCGAAAGATAAAGCTACCGAATACGTAATTAAGGCTGATGAGGCTACTTTGGCCGAAAGGATCAAAAACATCCGCCGTGGCTATGGCAAGATGACAAATCCTGACGTATCGGCAGATGATGACGTACTTTATAGCGAGTTGAAGCAACTTTCAGCAGATGGTTCTGTTTTTGAAGATGGAATTAGCAATACTGCATCTATCCGCTTAGACCAGATCAAAAACGAAGAAGTTAAAGCTTCGCTGATCGGCTTAAAGAAAGATGATGTAATTACATTTGATATTCAAAAGGCTTTTGATAATGATGCAGCTAAAGTTGCCGCTCTATTGAAAATTGAAGAAGACGAGGCTGCCGATTTAAAGTCGGATTTTCAGTTAACCGTTAAAAATGTAAACCGCCTGGAAGAAAGTGATTTGAACCAGGAGTTCTTTGACAAGCTATTTGGTGAAGGCACAGTAACCACCGAAGAAGAATTTAGAGCCAAAATTACCGAAGAGGTAGAAGGTATGATGGTTCAGGACAGTGACCGCAGGTTACAAAATGACCTTTATAACCTGGTAATGGATAAAGTTAATTTTGAATTGCCTGATGAGTTTTTAAAGCGCTGGTTATTAGCCACCAACGATAAACTGACTCAGGAAGATCTGGATAAAGATTACGACAATTTTGCTAAAAACCTGAAATGGACCTTGATTGAAAACAAGATTGTTAAGGATAACGAAATTGAAATTAAATACGACGAAGTATTTGCCCTTGCAAAACAACGTTTGGATGCCCAGTTTCGCATGTATAGCCCTCAGCCTTTAAGCGATGAGCAATTAGGCCAGTACACGGTACAATACCTGCAAAACAAAGAGAACGGCAACAAAATTTTTGAAGAACTAAAGGCTTTAAAAACTTTAGATTATTTGAAAACCGTTGTAACCTTGGATAAAAAGGAAATAAGCAGCGAGGAATTTGCTAAACTGCCGGCCTAA
- the clpP gene encoding ATP-dependent Clp endopeptidase proteolytic subunit ClpP, with the protein MNIDKNEFRKYAVKHHRINSLAVDGFISRVESSRIPTSMTPYIIEERQLNVAQMDVFSRLMMDRIIFLGDAIYDTNANIIQAQLLFLQSADAKRDIQIYINSPGGSVYAGLGIYDTMQFISNDVATICTGMAASMGAVLLCAGTAGKRAALPHSRVMIHQPSGGAQGQQSDIEITYHEITKLKKELYQIIADHSGASYEKVWDASDRDYWMIAEEAKEFGMVDEILRGNAKN; encoded by the coding sequence ATGAATATCGACAAAAATGAATTTCGCAAATATGCTGTAAAGCACCATCGCATCAATAGCCTTGCTGTTGATGGCTTTATATCACGTGTTGAGAGCAGCCGCATCCCAACCAGCATGACGCCTTATATTATCGAAGAGCGCCAGTTAAATGTTGCTCAAATGGATGTGTTTTCGCGTTTGATGATGGATAGAATTATCTTTTTAGGTGATGCTATTTATGATACCAATGCCAACATCATCCAGGCGCAGTTGTTGTTCTTACAATCGGCCGATGCTAAACGTGATATCCAGATCTACATCAACTCGCCAGGTGGCTCGGTTTATGCCGGTTTAGGTATTTATGATACAATGCAATTTATAAGCAACGATGTTGCTACCATTTGCACCGGTATGGCGGCCTCAATGGGCGCTGTATTACTTTGTGCTGGTACTGCAGGTAAACGTGCTGCATTGCCACACTCGCGGGTGATGATTCACCAGCCATCCGGAGGCGCTCAGGGTCAGCAGTCTGACATTGAGATCACCTACCATGAAATTACCAAATTGAAAAAGGAGTTATACCAGATTATTGCCGATCACAGTGGTGCCTCGTACGAAAAAGTTTGGGATGCATCTGATCGTGATTACTGGATGATTGCCGAAGAAGCCAAAGAATTTGGTATGGTGGATGAGATTTTAAGAGGCAACGCAAAAAATTAA
- the clpX gene encoding ATP-dependent Clp protease ATP-binding subunit ClpX — MNKNSKEIKCSFCGAGKQDSLMLIAGLDAHICDKCVNQANEILAEEMKVRKVKNPNLAATILKPFEIKAHLDQYVIGQDDAKKVLSVAVYNHYKRLNQKVDKDEVEIEKSNIIMVGETGTGKTLLAKTIAKVLNVPFCICDATVLTEAGYVGEDVESILTRLLQAADYDVTTAERGIVYIDEVDKIARKSDNPSITRDVSGEGVQQALLKILEGTMVNVPPQGGRKHPDQKMITVNTSNILFICGGAFDGIEKKIANRLRTQTVGYKFKNEDHEVDMKNLYKYITPQDLKAFGLIPELIGRLPVLTYLNPLDREALANILTEPKNSLLKQYKKLFEYEGISLDFEPETLSFIVDKAMEFKLGARGLRSICEAIMIDAMFEFPSKKDVKSLVVTLDYALEKFDKSDLKKLKVA; from the coding sequence ATGAATAAAAACAGCAAAGAGATCAAGTGTTCGTTTTGTGGAGCCGGAAAGCAGGACTCTTTGATGCTGATCGCTGGTTTGGATGCTCATATTTGTGATAAGTGTGTGAACCAGGCCAACGAAATATTAGCCGAAGAAATGAAGGTACGCAAGGTTAAAAATCCTAATCTGGCGGCCACTATCCTGAAACCATTTGAAATAAAAGCTCACCTGGATCAATACGTTATAGGCCAGGATGATGCTAAGAAGGTGTTATCAGTTGCGGTGTATAACCACTACAAGCGTTTGAACCAAAAAGTAGATAAGGACGAGGTTGAGATAGAAAAATCAAACATTATTATGGTTGGTGAAACCGGTACAGGTAAAACCCTGCTGGCAAAAACCATAGCCAAAGTATTGAATGTACCTTTCTGTATTTGTGATGCAACGGTATTAACCGAAGCCGGGTATGTAGGAGAGGACGTTGAAAGTATTTTAACCAGGTTATTGCAGGCCGCTGATTACGATGTAACTACTGCGGAGCGCGGTATTGTTTATATTGACGAGGTGGATAAAATTGCCCGTAAAAGTGATAATCCTTCTATTACCCGTGATGTATCGGGCGAGGGTGTACAACAGGCATTGTTAAAAATACTTGAAGGCACTATGGTTAATGTACCACCACAAGGTGGGCGTAAACACCCCGATCAGAAAATGATTACGGTGAACACCAGCAATATACTATTTATTTGCGGTGGCGCTTTTGATGGTATTGAGAAAAAAATTGCTAACCGGTTGCGCACCCAAACGGTGGGTTATAAATTTAAAAACGAAGACCATGAGGTTGATATGAAAAACCTCTACAAATACATTACCCCACAGGATTTAAAAGCGTTTGGTCTGATACCCGAGTTGATAGGCCGCCTACCTGTGTTAACTTACCTTAACCCGCTGGATAGGGAGGCTTTAGCCAATATTTTAACAGAGCCTAAAAACTCGTTGTTGAAACAGTATAAAAAGCTGTTTGAATACGAAGGGATTAGCCTTGATTTTGAGCCGGAGACATTGAGCTTTATTGTTGACAAAGCAATGGAATTTAAATTAGGCGCCCGTGGCCTCCGTTCCATCTGCGAAGCCATTATGATAGATGCCATGTTTGAGTTTCCATCTAAAAAGGATGTGAAAAGCCTGGTAGTTACATTGGATTACGCTTTGGAAAAATTTGATAAGTCGGATTTAAAAAAGTTGAAAGTGGCTTAA
- a CDS encoding YtxH domain-containing protein, with protein MSNTSKGAVFLLAGLAAGVTLGLLFAPGKGRENREKISSSLQNLGEALVDTAVVQFDTLLNLTDKLVTQFKAQTDPYATMHDDIENAII; from the coding sequence ATGAGCAACACTTCAAAAGGAGCGGTATTCTTACTTGCAGGCTTAGCTGCAGGTGTTACCTTAGGACTTTTATTTGCGCCGGGCAAAGGAAGGGAGAACCGTGAAAAAATAAGTTCATCTTTGCAAAATCTGGGCGAAGCCCTGGTTGATACAGCGGTTGTGCAGTTTGATACCCTGCTTAATCTTACAGATAAGCTGGTAACACAGTTTAAAGCACAAACAGATCCATATGCTACCATGCATGATGATATTGAGAACGCGATAATTTAA
- a CDS encoding porin family protein — protein MKKILLSVLLLASINLATQAQAIPSFAFGLKGGLNLSKFSTNNTLSSDNQAGYLAGVWARVGALGFNFQPELYYSSKIATVTSGGETNTVKLNSIDVPLLFGMKVGTLGIGGRFYTGPVASFIINKDQSFGNAVGNVAKLNFKDQNHAWQFGAGADFTKFSVDLRYELGLTNLNGYDQKLNLFTLTAAYTIF, from the coding sequence ATGAAAAAAATCTTACTTTCAGTATTACTTCTGGCCTCTATCAACCTCGCTACGCAGGCGCAGGCCATCCCGTCCTTCGCATTTGGCTTAAAGGGCGGCTTAAATCTTTCTAAATTTTCAACCAATAACACTTTAAGCAGCGATAACCAGGCAGGTTACCTTGCCGGCGTATGGGCACGCGTTGGCGCGCTGGGATTCAACTTCCAGCCCGAATTATACTATAGCAGCAAAATAGCTACAGTAACCAGCGGCGGCGAAACTAACACCGTTAAATTAAACAGTATTGATGTGCCTTTACTTTTTGGCATGAAGGTAGGCACCCTTGGTATTGGAGGTAGGTTTTATACCGGTCCGGTGGCTTCGTTCATCATTAATAAAGATCAAAGCTTTGGCAATGCCGTTGGCAACGTTGCCAAATTGAACTTTAAAGACCAAAATCACGCCTGGCAATTTGGTGCCGGTGCCGATTTTACCAAATTCTCGGTTGATCTGAGGTACGAGCTGGGTTTAACCAACCTCAACGGCTATGATCAAAAATTGAACTTGTTTACCTTAACAGCCGCCTACACTATATTTTAA
- a CDS encoding pseudouridine synthase, producing the protein MLDIIYHDDYLVAINKPHGLLVHRSSIAHDVTEFALQILRDQLNRHVFPAHRLDRKTGGVLLFALDKETEKLMQTQFMENAVKKKYLALVRGHTPDEQEIDYPLRKENGTLQDAFTRYKTLARAELKVPLGNHPTSRYSLIEAQPETGRMHQLRKHFSHIFHPIIGDRTHGCNKQNKLFKERWGMETMLLHATQLSFTHPVTGEQLQIQAPLHEEFLRVMAFMSMSPPAPIS; encoded by the coding sequence ATTCTTGATATTATTTACCACGACGATTATTTGGTGGCCATCAATAAACCACACGGATTACTGGTGCACCGGTCGTCCATTGCACATGATGTAACCGAGTTTGCCCTGCAAATATTGCGCGACCAACTGAATCGCCATGTTTTTCCGGCTCACCGGCTTGACCGTAAAACGGGTGGGGTATTGTTGTTTGCCCTGGATAAGGAAACAGAGAAACTGATGCAAACCCAGTTTATGGAAAATGCTGTGAAGAAAAAATATCTTGCCCTTGTTAGAGGGCATACGCCTGATGAACAGGAAATTGATTACCCGTTGCGTAAAGAGAACGGTACTTTGCAAGATGCTTTTACCCGCTATAAAACCCTTGCACGCGCCGAACTGAAGGTGCCTTTGGGTAACCATCCCACCTCGCGCTACTCGCTGATAGAAGCACAACCCGAAACGGGCCGTATGCACCAGTTACGCAAGCATTTCAGCCATATATTCCATCCCATCATAGGCGACCGGACACATGGCTGCAATAAGCAAAATAAATTATTTAAAGAGCGCTGGGGAATGGAAACCATGCTGCTCCATGCAACGCAACTATCCTTTACGCACCCGGTAACCGGTGAGCAGTTGCAAATACAAGCACCTTTACACGAGGAGTTTTTAAGAGTGATGGCATTTATGAGCATGAGCCCCCCGGCTCCAATCTCGTGA
- a CDS encoding GNAT family N-acetyltransferase, whose product MNIFAETEPLILRELLPTDEAGLFELDSDPEVHRYLGRNPLTNIQQSRDVIAFIRQQYINNGIGRWAVIEKTTGNFIGWCGLKLTTEMVNNHINFYDIGYRFIKRYWGKGYATESALAALNYGFVQLQLNEIYGMADIGNASSNHVLQKIGLKFVNTFDYDGDQCNWYQSTPLTLL is encoded by the coding sequence ATGAATATTTTTGCAGAAACAGAGCCGCTGATATTACGCGAATTACTACCCACCGACGAAGCTGGCCTATTTGAATTGGACTCCGACCCTGAAGTGCATCGTTATTTAGGGCGAAATCCACTAACCAATATACAGCAAAGCCGAGATGTGATCGCTTTTATACGCCAGCAATACATTAACAACGGTATTGGCCGTTGGGCGGTGATAGAAAAAACCACTGGCAATTTTATAGGCTGGTGTGGGCTTAAGCTCACAACCGAGATGGTGAATAACCACATCAATTTTTACGATATAGGCTACCGCTTTATTAAGCGTTACTGGGGCAAAGGCTATGCCACCGAGAGCGCCTTAGCCGCCCTGAATTATGGCTTTGTTCAACTTCAGTTAAACGAAATTTACGGTATGGCAGATATCGGCAACGCGTCGTCAAACCACGTGCTACAAAAGATAGGGCTCAAATTTGTAAACACTTTTGATTACGATGGCGATCAATGCAACTGGTATCAAAGCACGCCGCTTACTCTACTTTAA
- a CDS encoding STM3941 family protein, which yields MPYITRTEVALSKTKLSLSLLGCVAFVAIGIWLFSAAPSIAAYPIIFCQALGIISIVFFGFIGVFIARKLQDNKPGLIIDEEGITDNSSAVAGGSIVWRDIKDIYVIEIGRQKLMMIEVVNPEKYIERQAHYLTKKAMLYNLNRYNTPLSITANGLKCDFEDLYRLIKDNLEIYLNHEDIR from the coding sequence ATGCCATACATTACGCGTACTGAAGTAGCGCTAAGCAAAACCAAACTATCCCTATCGCTTTTAGGCTGTGTTGCATTTGTTGCTATCGGCATATGGTTGTTTTCAGCTGCACCAAGCATAGCCGCCTATCCAATTATCTTTTGCCAGGCCCTGGGTATCATCAGTATAGTTTTCTTCGGGTTTATAGGTGTGTTCATAGCCCGTAAACTCCAGGATAACAAGCCGGGACTTATCATTGACGAGGAAGGGATTACTGATAATTCAAGCGCTGTAGCCGGTGGCTCAATTGTATGGCGGGACATTAAAGATATTTATGTAATTGAAATTGGACGGCAAAAACTCATGATGATTGAGGTGGTGAATCCTGAAAAATACATTGAGCGCCAAGCCCACTACCTTACAAAAAAAGCTATGTTGTATAACCTTAACCGCTACAATACACCGTTGAGTATCACTGCCAACGGCCTCAAATGCGACTTTGAGGATTTATACCGTTTAATTAAGGATAACCTGGAAATTTATCTTAACCATGAGGATATACGATGA